Proteins co-encoded in one Etheostoma spectabile isolate EspeVRDwgs_2016 unplaced genomic scaffold, UIUC_Espe_1.0 scaffold379, whole genome shotgun sequence genomic window:
- the LOC116686496 gene encoding zinc finger protein SNAI2 encodes MPRSFLVKKHHVVKRANYGRLSSNSEEVPCSTYEDSLLHHDVPPRHHCPATSPWLFQPLSSSCPLSLRADRSHLPSSPNTQRFSFLGHSSEGYSRSPADAYKPAESCPKVNLGSQCVTGDHRRRESIIPSSLPLLALFPTIPHGSQESFTCLDCHKEYLSSSGLAKHKQLQCECGSKKHFSCKYCEKEYVSLGALKMHIRTHTLPCVCKLCGKAFSRPWLLQGHIRTHTGEKPFSCLHCSRAFADRSNLRAHLQTHSEVKKYQCASCFKTFSRISLLAKHQEAGCPLS; translated from the exons ATGCCGCGGTCTTTCTTGGTAAAGAAACATCACGTCGTTAAGAGAGCAAACTACGGAAGACTGAGCTCAAACAGCGAGG AGGTCCCATGCAGCACCTATGAAGACTCCCTGCTACACCATGACGTCCCCCCTCGGCATCATTGCCCAGCCACAAGCCCATGGCTCTTCcagcctctctcctcctcctgtcctcTTTCTCTCAGAGCCGACCGATCGCATCTTCCATCTTCTCCAAACACCCAACGTTTCTCCTTTTTGGGCCACTCTTCAGAGGGCTACAGTAGAAGCCCTGCAGATGCCTACAAACCCGCTGAATCCTGTCCCAAAGTGAACCTGGGAAGCCAGTGTGTCACAGGAGAccacaggaggagagagagcatcatcccttcctccctccctctcctggcccTCTTTCCAACCATCCCTCATGGCAGCCAGGAGAGCTTTACATGTTTGGACTGTCATAAAGAGTACTTAAGCTCCTCGGGCCTGGCCAAACACAAGCAGCTCCAGTGTGAGTGTGGCAGTAAGAAGCACTTCAGCTGTAAGTACTGTGAGAAGGAGTACGTCAGCCTGGGAGCCCTCAAGATGCACAtcaggacacacacactgccctgtgtgtgtaaactcTGTGGCAAGGCATTCTCCAGACCCTGGCTGCTCCAGGGACACATACGAACACACACAG GAGAGAAACCGTTCTCGTgcctccactgcagcagagctttTGCAGACCGCTCCAACCTGCGAGCTCACCTCCAAACCCACTCCGAGGTGAAAAAGTACCAGTGTGCAAGCTGTTTCAAGACCTTCTCCAGGATCTCACTGTTAGCCAAGCACCAGGAGGCTGGCTGCCCGCTGTCCTGA